One genomic window of Paraburkholderia phytofirmans PsJN includes the following:
- a CDS encoding GNAT family N-acetyltransferase has translation MQQQELTISHDKADLDIEMVYTFLSQETPWAKGMPRETFERAVAGSLCFGGYIEGRQIAFARLITDEATFAYLCDVFVLPAYRGKGYASALMKHVFASPSLQGLRRIMLATTDAHHVYASHGFERLTNPQLFMQVHNPDVYKTA, from the coding sequence GTGCAACAGCAAGAACTGACGATTTCGCACGACAAGGCCGACCTCGACATCGAGATGGTCTACACGTTCCTGTCGCAAGAAACGCCGTGGGCGAAGGGCATGCCGCGCGAGACGTTCGAGCGGGCCGTCGCGGGCTCGCTGTGTTTCGGCGGCTATATCGAAGGCAGACAGATCGCGTTCGCGCGCCTGATCACGGACGAGGCAACCTTTGCTTACCTATGCGACGTGTTCGTGCTGCCGGCGTATCGCGGTAAGGGATACGCGTCCGCTTTGATGAAACACGTTTTCGCCAGCCCTTCGCTGCAGGGCCTGCGAAGAATCATGCTGGCGACAACCGATGCGCATCACGTATATGCATCGCATGGTTTCGAACGGCTCACGAATCCGCAGCTTTTCATGCAGGTGCACAACCCTGACGTCTATAAAACGGCCTGA
- a CDS encoding cation diffusion facilitator family transporter → MFKAATASALLNAFLSAMQIAIGLMAHSDGLFADGVHSLSDLAADGVVLIVLYLATRHPRAAETSTDTGIEQALATLFIAAVLMITAAEMLWTSVAQTSTLSGGTAMHIGALAVSGFVMLAKEALFRFMRAEGARTGSAILLASAWHARVDAVSALVATLGLAGSLAGMPMLDHIAGAAIGLMIMRMGYMSGRGALKQLFAGSPGNATAAATATATAGQPAE, encoded by the coding sequence TTGTTTAAGGCCGCCACCGCAAGCGCGCTGCTCAACGCGTTCCTATCGGCAATGCAGATCGCGATCGGTTTGATGGCGCATTCGGATGGGCTCTTTGCCGACGGCGTCCACAGCTTGAGCGACCTCGCCGCCGACGGCGTCGTGCTAATCGTGCTGTACCTCGCCACAAGACACCCACGCGCTGCCGAAACCAGCACCGATACTGGCATCGAACAGGCGCTGGCTACGCTGTTCATCGCCGCCGTATTGATGATCACCGCCGCCGAAATGCTCTGGACCAGCGTCGCGCAAACCTCCACGCTGAGCGGCGGCACCGCGATGCATATCGGTGCGCTGGCGGTGAGCGGTTTCGTGATGCTCGCCAAAGAAGCCCTGTTTCGCTTTATGCGCGCCGAAGGCGCCCGCACCGGCTCGGCGATTCTGCTGGCCAGCGCGTGGCATGCACGCGTCGACGCGGTGTCGGCGCTGGTGGCGACCTTGGGACTCGCCGGCAGTCTGGCCGGCATGCCGATGCTGGATCACATCGCCGGAGCGGCGATCGGCTTGATGATCATGCGGATGGGTTACATGAGCGGGCGCGGCGCGTTGAAGCAGCTATTCGCCGGCTCGCCGGGCAACGCGACTGCGGCTGCCACTGCCACCGCCACCGCCGGCCAGCCGGCTGAATAG
- a CDS encoding 2OG-Fe(II) oxygenase, producing MPVVDAAWEEWLSSNVARGCSPDSMVDAMVQAGFATDAARAAVHSTFGQDPAKAANPAFAAAAATEAALAKAAPQIYQYDDPPVARGNVIRAHDRDVRVLVRCERPQVIVFGDVLSPDECAEMIERSRHRLKRSTTVNPETGKEDVIRNRTSEGIWYQRGEDAFIERMDRRISSLMNWPVENGEGLQILHYGTTGEYRPHFDYFPPDQPGSAVHTAQGGQRVATLVIYLNDVPDGGETIFPEAGISVAARQGGAVYFRYMNGQRQLDPLTLHGGAPVLGGDKWIMTKWMRERAYG from the coding sequence ATGCCAGTAGTGGATGCCGCATGGGAAGAGTGGCTGAGCAGCAACGTGGCGCGCGGCTGTAGTCCCGATTCGATGGTCGACGCCATGGTGCAAGCCGGTTTTGCCACCGACGCCGCGCGCGCAGCCGTGCACAGCACTTTCGGGCAAGACCCGGCTAAAGCGGCAAATCCGGCCTTTGCCGCGGCGGCCGCGACCGAAGCGGCGCTCGCCAAAGCCGCGCCGCAAATCTACCAATACGACGATCCGCCCGTCGCGCGCGGCAACGTGATCCGCGCGCACGATCGCGACGTGCGTGTGCTGGTGCGTTGCGAGCGTCCCCAGGTGATCGTGTTCGGCGACGTGTTGTCTCCGGACGAATGCGCCGAGATGATCGAGCGTTCGCGTCATCGGCTGAAGCGCTCCACCACGGTCAATCCGGAGACCGGCAAGGAAGACGTGATCCGCAATCGCACCAGCGAAGGCATCTGGTATCAGCGCGGCGAAGATGCCTTCATCGAACGGATGGATCGGCGCATTTCGAGCCTGATGAACTGGCCGGTCGAAAACGGCGAAGGGCTGCAGATTCTGCACTACGGCACGACCGGCGAATACCGCCCGCATTTCGACTATTTCCCGCCTGATCAACCCGGCAGCGCGGTGCACACCGCGCAGGGCGGCCAGCGCGTCGCTACGTTGGTGATCTACCTGAACGATGTGCCGGACGGCGGCGAAACCATCTTCCCCGAAGCGGGCATATCGGTCGCGGCGAGACAGGGTGGGGCGGTGTATTTCCGTTATATGAACGGCCAGCGCCAACTCGATCCACTGACCTTGCACGGCGGTGCGCCGGTACTCGGCGGCGACAAATGGATCATGACGAAGTGGATGCGCGAACGCGCTTACGGCTGA
- a CDS encoding nuclear transport factor 2 family protein, with protein MSHPNANANTELIQRFYTAFQQRDAETMVACYADDVVFSDPAFGELRGEEARDMWRMLVARAQDFSLTFEGVEADDRSGSARWVASYLFSQTGRAVVNRIDARFVFRDGRIVEHRDSFDLWNWTRQALGLKGTLLGWSPLVQRAIRTQARKGLELYRRRQQRT; from the coding sequence ATGAGCCACCCCAACGCCAACGCTAACACCGAACTGATCCAACGCTTCTACACGGCGTTCCAGCAACGCGACGCCGAAACCATGGTGGCCTGTTATGCGGACGACGTCGTATTCAGCGACCCCGCGTTCGGCGAGTTGCGCGGCGAGGAAGCGCGCGATATGTGGCGCATGCTGGTGGCGCGGGCTCAAGACTTCTCGCTGACCTTCGAGGGCGTCGAAGCGGACGACCGTAGCGGCAGCGCCCGCTGGGTTGCAAGTTATCTCTTCAGCCAGACCGGCCGCGCGGTGGTCAATCGCATCGACGCCCGCTTTGTGTTCCGCGACGGCCGCATCGTCGAACATCGCGACAGCTTCGATTTGTGGAACTGGACGCGCCAGGCGTTGGGTCTCAAAGGGACGTTGCTCGGCTGGTCGCCGCTCGTGCAGCGCGCGATTAGAACGCAGGCGAGAAAAGGCCTCGAACTCTACCGGCGCCGTCAGCAGCGCACTTGA